A window of Chitinophagales bacterium contains these coding sequences:
- a CDS encoding T9SS type A sorting domain-containing protein, translating to MHVIYHYPDENIPDSRIRDQIEILNRDFRRLNADTTNIPGGFADLSADIRIEFKLATSDPKGRATSGVVRKYSPLTKWKMDDKVKFDDELGSDAWDASQYLNIWVCNMDDLLGYASFPGTPLERDGIVINYKAFGPVGYFSQYNKGRTTVHEVGHWLNLRHIWGDSDCGDDLVGDTPPQRSYTPGCPSGVRVTCNNASNGGDMYMNYMDFTSDACVNMFTYGQKQRMRTLFEEGGPRHSFLNSRGLADPILEEGSLPDNTPRWLHIKLYPNPANSTVTMNFQYDVRWIGKELRVTDLSGRIILRTTISHAIHTVDISRLAPGVYFIDGEKEGEKMREKFIKL from the coding sequence GTGCATGTGATCTATCACTATCCCGACGAGAATATTCCTGATTCCCGGATCAGGGACCAGATCGAAATACTAAACCGTGATTTCCGACGCCTGAATGCGGATACCACCAATATCCCTGGTGGGTTTGCTGACCTGTCTGCGGATATTCGTATCGAATTCAAGTTGGCAACCAGTGACCCTAAAGGCAGGGCCACATCAGGTGTGGTGCGCAAATATTCTCCCCTTACCAAGTGGAAGATGGATGATAAGGTAAAATTTGATGACGAGTTAGGCTCCGATGCCTGGGATGCCTCTCAATACCTGAATATCTGGGTTTGTAATATGGATGACCTTTTGGGTTATGCTAGTTTCCCCGGCACCCCGCTGGAACGTGATGGCATCGTGATCAATTACAAGGCCTTTGGCCCTGTTGGATATTTCTCGCAATACAATAAAGGCCGTACCACCGTACATGAAGTGGGTCACTGGCTTAATCTACGGCATATCTGGGGCGACTCAGATTGCGGGGATGACCTGGTAGGGGATACCCCTCCGCAACGAAGCTATACGCCCGGCTGTCCCTCTGGTGTCAGAGTAACCTGTAACAACGCATCGAACGGTGGGGATATGTACATGAACTATATGGATTTTACCAGTGATGCCTGTGTAAATATGTTCACTTACGGACAGAAGCAGCGGATGCGAACCCTATTTGAGGAAGGCGGGCCACGTCATTCATTCCTTAATTCACGCGGGTTGGCTGACCCGATCCTGGAGGAAGGCAGTCTCCCCGATAATACGCCCAGATGGCTTCATATCAAGCTATATCCCAATCCAGCCAATAGTACGGTGACGATGAATTTTCAATATGATGTTCGGTGGATCGGAAAGGAATTGCGTGTGACCGACCTCTCCGGACGGATTATCCTCCGCACAACAATCTCTCACGCCATACATACGGTTGATATCAGCCGTCTTGCTCCTGGCGTTTACTTTATCGATGGAGAAAAGGAGGGAGAGAAAATGCGGGAGAAGTTCATTAAGCTTTGA
- a CDS encoding DUF4295 family protein, which produces MAKAAKTAIKSKDARAAAEAKNWTKVIKSVRSPKTGAYTFKEAIVHKDKIKDYLAQK; this is translated from the coding sequence ATGGCAAAAGCAGCAAAAACAGCGATCAAAAGTAAAGATGCCCGTGCGGCCGCTGAAGCAAAGAACTGGACCAAAGTGATCAAGTCTGTTCGTAGTCCTAAGACCGGTGCCTATACCTTCAAGGAAGCCATCGTTCACAAGGATAAGATCAAGGATTATCTGGCTCAAAAATAA
- the rimO gene encoding 30S ribosomal protein S12 methylthiotransferase RimO, whose amino-acid sequence MRAKKLHKDKVNIITLGCSKNMVDSEVLSGQLQANEIDVVHESGKKDHNIVIVNTCGFIEKAKEESINTILDQVALKQKGKLDKVYVTGCLSHRYRDDLEKEIPEVDAWFGTMELPLILKQFEADYKSELLGERLLATPQHYAYLKISEGCNRTCSFCAIPLMRGGHVSKTMEELVAEATALVKKGVKEIMLIAQELTYYGLDIYKQRMLGELMKRLSDIKGLEWIRLHYAYPHKFPLDVLDVMRERENICNYLDMPLQHAANNMLKAMKRNITREEMEELILAVRERVPGICLRTTLITGFPGETRDDVEELKSFLQRQRFDRVGIFTYSHEEGTSAYSEVDDIPAAEKEERAREIMEVQQEISYELNQDKIGKVFKVMVDKKEAGRYLGRTEFDSVEVDNEVVINTTQRLRPGDFVQVRIVKAYDYDLEGELV is encoded by the coding sequence ATGAGAGCAAAGAAATTACATAAGGATAAAGTGAACATCATCACACTTGGCTGTAGTAAGAATATGGTCGATAGTGAGGTGCTGAGTGGGCAATTGCAGGCCAATGAGATCGATGTGGTACACGAGAGCGGGAAGAAAGACCACAATATTGTCATAGTAAACACCTGTGGGTTTATAGAAAAGGCCAAGGAAGAATCCATCAATACTATTTTAGACCAGGTGGCCCTGAAGCAAAAAGGAAAACTGGATAAGGTCTATGTAACCGGATGTTTGAGTCACCGTTATCGCGATGATCTGGAAAAAGAGATCCCTGAAGTGGATGCCTGGTTTGGCACCATGGAACTTCCCCTGATCCTGAAACAATTTGAAGCGGATTATAAATCTGAGTTACTTGGTGAACGATTATTGGCCACGCCCCAGCATTATGCTTATCTCAAGATCAGCGAAGGCTGTAACCGTACCTGTTCATTTTGTGCCATTCCCCTGATGCGTGGTGGGCATGTCAGTAAAACCATGGAAGAACTCGTGGCGGAAGCAACGGCACTGGTAAAGAAAGGGGTGAAGGAGATCATGCTCATCGCTCAGGAGCTTACCTATTATGGGTTGGATATCTATAAGCAGCGCATGTTGGGTGAATTGATGAAACGCCTGAGTGACATTAAGGGATTGGAATGGATCAGGCTGCATTATGCCTACCCACATAAGTTCCCACTGGATGTACTGGACGTCATGCGCGAAAGGGAGAATATTTGTAATTATCTCGATATGCCTTTGCAACATGCAGCCAATAACATGTTGAAGGCCATGAAGCGAAATATTACCCGCGAAGAAATGGAGGAGTTGATCCTTGCCGTACGGGAAAGGGTGCCGGGCATTTGTTTACGCACCACCCTGATCACCGGTTTTCCGGGGGAGACAAGGGATGATGTGGAAGAACTGAAGTCATTTTTACAACGCCAGCGATTTGACCGCGTAGGTATATTCACTTATAGCCATGAAGAGGGTACCTCGGCCTATTCCGAGGTGGATGATATTCCAGCTGCGGAAAAAGAAGAAAGGGCCCGGGAGATCATGGAGGTACAACAGGAGATCTCTTATGAATTGAACCAGGATAAGATAGGTAAGGTATTTAAAGTTATGGTCGATAAGAAAGAGGCCGGACGATACCTTGGCCGTACCGAATTTGACAGCGTAGAAGTGGACAACGAAGTGGTCATCAATACAACCCAACGTCTCCGCCCCGGAGATTTTGTCCAGGTAAGGATCGTAAAAGCCTATGATTATGACCTGGAAGGGGAATTGGTCTGA
- a CDS encoding sterol desaturase family protein yields the protein METYGRILLIAMPAFLFLVLFEKWYGWRKGYDTVRNMDMISSLSSGITNVTKDVLGLSIGILSYGWMVDHLAIFTIKASWLTYVVAFIVIDFQGYWVHRWSHHINLFWNRHIIHHSSEEFNLACALRQSIASIFEYFTFLLLPAALVGVPLEVIAILAPLHLFAQFWYHTRHINRMGFLEKIIVTPSHHRVHHAINPEYLDKNLGQIFIFWDKLFGTFQEELPDKPPVYGITRPAATWNPIRINFQHFWLLVKDAWRTNNVWDKIRIWFMPTGWRPADVAEKYPVPKIEDVYHFEKYDPRASRGLHIWSWVQIVMTLLFISYLFGNIANIGTPDIFIYGGFIFLMVYAYTELMDRNPYALIFETLKNTVGMVILLQEGDWFKASTIIPGIAYFLLAYFVVATFVTSYFVWKHKREDSLSAA from the coding sequence ATGGAAACCTATGGTCGCATTCTGCTCATTGCCATGCCTGCCTTTCTGTTCCTGGTATTATTTGAAAAATGGTATGGCTGGCGCAAAGGTTATGATACGGTCCGGAACATGGATATGATTTCCAGCCTGAGCTCGGGCATCACCAATGTCACCAAGGATGTACTTGGCCTGAGTATCGGCATTTTGAGTTATGGCTGGATGGTCGATCACCTGGCTATCTTCACCATCAAAGCCAGCTGGCTTACCTATGTGGTCGCTTTTATCGTCATCGATTTTCAGGGCTATTGGGTCCATCGCTGGAGTCACCATATCAATCTGTTTTGGAACCGGCATATCATTCACCACAGCAGTGAAGAGTTCAACCTGGCCTGTGCCCTTCGGCAAAGTATCGCCTCCATTTTTGAATACTTTACTTTCCTTTTGCTTCCTGCAGCCCTGGTGGGTGTTCCACTTGAAGTGATCGCCATATTGGCGCCCCTGCATCTCTTTGCACAGTTTTGGTATCATACCCGCCACATTAACCGGATGGGTTTTCTGGAAAAAATAATTGTAACCCCTTCTCATCACCGGGTACACCATGCCATCAACCCGGAGTACCTTGATAAGAACCTTGGCCAGATATTTATTTTCTGGGATAAACTGTTTGGCACTTTTCAGGAAGAGTTGCCGGATAAACCACCGGTATATGGCATCACGAGGCCTGCTGCCACCTGGAACCCGATCCGTATCAATTTTCAGCATTTCTGGTTATTGGTAAAAGATGCGTGGAGAACCAATAATGTTTGGGATAAAATCCGGATTTGGTTTATGCCTACCGGTTGGAGGCCAGCAGATGTGGCCGAAAAATACCCGGTACCCAAGATCGAAGATGTGTATCATTTCGAAAAATATGACCCCAGGGCATCGAGAGGCCTGCATATCTGGAGCTGGGTTCAAATTGTTATGACCCTTTTATTTATCAGTTACCTGTTTGGAAATATTGCGAACATTGGTACGCCTGATATCTTTATCTACGGGGGATTTATTTTTTTAATGGTCTATGCCTATACCGAATTGATGGACCGAAACCCCTATGCCCTGATATTTGAAACACTAAAAAATACAGTGGGAATGGTCATCCTGTTACAGGAGGGAGATTGGTTCAAAGCAAGTACAATTATTCCAGGGATAGCGTATTTCCTGCTGGCCTATTTTGTGGTGGCCACTTTTGTTACCAGTTACTTTGTGTGGAAGCACAAAAGAGAGGATTCTTTATCAGCAGCATAA
- the rpmB gene encoding 50S ribosomal protein L28 yields MARVCQITGKVPMTGNKVSHSNIKTKRRFLPNLQTKRFFLAEEDKWITLKVSADGIRTINKRGLLSVVKELRSKGQHI; encoded by the coding sequence ATGGCAAGAGTATGTCAGATCACAGGTAAGGTTCCGATGACCGGTAACAAGGTGTCGCACTCGAACATCAAGACCAAGCGTCGTTTTCTGCCGAATTTGCAGACAAAGCGGTTCTTCCTGGCTGAGGAGGATAAATGGATCACTTTGAAAGTATCTGCGGATGGTATCAGAACCATCAACAAACGCGGACTTCTCAGTGTGGTTAAAGAATTGAGGTCTAAGGGACAACACATTTAA
- the lpdA gene encoding dihydrolipoyl dehydrogenase — MAYDIVVIGSGPGGYVAAIRASQLGLKTAIIEKESLGGICLNWGCIPTKALLKSAQVMEYIQHAKDFGIEATGTHQFDAVIKRSRGVADKMSKGVQFLMKKNKIDVVMGYGKLKAKGQVEVTAADGSKTVVEGRNIIIATGGRSRELPALKQDGKKIFGYREAMSLPTQPKSMIIVGSGAIGVEFGYFYNTIGTKVTIVEFMPRIVPVEDEDISKELEKSLKKKGIEIMTSSEVTKVDTAGAGVKATVKTASGEVTLEADVLLSAVGVAANIENIGLETLGVKTDKGRIMVDKFYQTNIPGIYAIGDCVPGQALAHVASKEGIICIENIAFGEKKYAHKPEALDYGNVPGCTYCVPEIASVGFTEKQAKEAGYEIKVGKFPLSASGKASAAGHPEGFVKVIFDAKYGEWLGTHMIGYNVTEIIAQTVTARKLETTYHEVLNSIHPHPTISESVKDAIEVAYGEAIHL, encoded by the coding sequence ATGGCATACGATATCGTTGTAATTGGCAGTGGACCAGGTGGTTACGTGGCAGCGATCCGGGCATCCCAACTGGGGTTAAAGACCGCGATCATCGAAAAGGAAAGTCTGGGTGGAATTTGTCTTAACTGGGGCTGTATCCCCACCAAGGCCTTGTTGAAATCGGCCCAGGTGATGGAATATATCCAACATGCCAAAGATTTTGGGATCGAGGCAACGGGAACCCACCAATTTGATGCGGTGATAAAGCGGAGCCGTGGGGTGGCCGATAAAATGAGCAAAGGGGTTCAATTCCTCATGAAAAAGAATAAGATCGATGTGGTAATGGGCTATGGCAAATTAAAAGCCAAAGGCCAGGTTGAGGTAACGGCAGCAGACGGCAGCAAAACCGTGGTGGAAGGCCGTAATATCATCATTGCCACGGGTGGTCGCAGCCGCGAACTCCCTGCCCTCAAACAGGATGGCAAAAAGATCTTTGGTTACCGCGAAGCCATGTCCCTACCTACCCAACCAAAGAGCATGATCATCGTGGGCAGTGGCGCCATTGGAGTTGAATTTGGCTACTTCTATAATACCATCGGTACGAAAGTGACCATTGTTGAATTCATGCCCCGGATCGTTCCGGTAGAAGATGAGGATATTTCAAAAGAACTGGAAAAAAGCCTTAAGAAAAAAGGTATTGAGATCATGACCAGCAGCGAAGTGACCAAGGTGGATACAGCAGGCGCCGGTGTAAAAGCCACCGTGAAAACCGCCAGTGGCGAAGTCACACTCGAAGCAGATGTATTGCTGAGTGCTGTTGGTGTGGCCGCCAATATCGAAAATATCGGTTTGGAAACCCTGGGAGTAAAAACAGATAAGGGCCGGATCATGGTTGATAAATTTTATCAAACCAATATACCTGGTATCTATGCCATCGGAGACTGTGTTCCCGGGCAGGCACTGGCCCACGTAGCCTCTAAAGAAGGGATCATCTGTATCGAGAATATCGCCTTTGGCGAAAAGAAATATGCCCACAAACCCGAAGCACTCGATTATGGCAATGTACCGGGCTGTACCTATTGCGTTCCCGAGATCGCATCCGTAGGTTTTACCGAAAAACAAGCCAAGGAAGCCGGTTATGAAATCAAAGTGGGGAAATTCCCGTTAAGCGCCAGTGGCAAAGCCTCGGCTGCCGGTCATCCGGAAGGATTTGTAAAAGTGATCTTTGATGCCAAATATGGAGAGTGGCTGGGTACGCACATGATCGGTTACAATGTTACCGAGATCATTGCGCAAACTGTAACTGCCCGTAAACTGGAAACAACCTATCACGAAGTATTGAATAGCATTCACCCCCACCCCACCATTAGCGAAAGCGTGAAGGATGCAATTGAGGTGGCGTATGGAGAGGCCATTCATCTTTGA
- a CDS encoding S1/P1 nuclease has translation MRIRKSYFLYLLLACLPLQSLAWGQLGHRVVGQIADSYLTAKARKNIKAILGYESLAMGSTWADFIKSDPAYKNLDNWHYINLKDGMSESEVKAYLEKDTLTDAYTKLNFLIAELKKKDLAPDVKKMYLRLLIHITGDIHQPMHVSRAEDLGGNRIYVMWFNENTNLHRLWDDQLLAFQQLSYTEFAHAINHATKTDRKVWQEQPMTEWFWESYSTSQKLYKEITQPDQKLGFRYNFDHVEELNQCLLKAGVRLAGLLNDIFG, from the coding sequence ATGCGCATTCGGAAAAGCTATTTTCTTTATTTACTTCTGGCCTGTCTGCCCCTTCAATCACTCGCTTGGGGCCAGTTGGGGCACCGGGTGGTAGGACAGATCGCTGACTCTTACCTCACCGCCAAAGCCCGCAAAAACATCAAAGCCATACTCGGTTATGAATCCCTTGCCATGGGAAGTACCTGGGCGGATTTTATAAAATCGGACCCGGCCTATAAAAACCTGGATAACTGGCACTATATTAACCTGAAGGACGGAATGAGTGAATCAGAAGTAAAAGCGTACCTGGAAAAAGATACCCTCACCGATGCCTATACCAAATTGAATTTCCTGATCGCCGAACTGAAGAAAAAAGACCTGGCACCGGATGTAAAAAAAATGTACCTCCGCTTATTGATCCATATCACCGGCGATATCCACCAACCCATGCATGTAAGCCGGGCCGAAGACCTGGGTGGTAACAGGATCTACGTCATGTGGTTCAATGAAAATACCAACCTCCACCGGTTGTGGGATGATCAATTGCTGGCATTTCAACAGTTGAGCTACACCGAATTTGCCCATGCAATAAATCATGCCACCAAAACCGACCGCAAAGTCTGGCAGGAACAACCCATGACCGAATGGTTTTGGGAATCCTACTCCACCAGCCAAAAGCTATATAAGGAGATCACCCAACCAGACCAAAAGCTGGGCTTCCGATACAATTTTGATCATGTAGAGGAATTGAACCAATGTTTGCTGAAAGCAGGCGTGAGGTTGGCCGGATTACTCAATGATATATTTGGATAA
- a CDS encoding aldehyde dehydrogenase (NADP(+)) — protein sequence MKYKDATNNEIDHALQMAWEAFLFYRQQSLAKRAEFMRTIANAIEACGDRLIQTAMRETHLPEARLRSERARTIFQLNSYANACEKGDWLEIRIDTPLPERNPPRPDIRKMLVPLGPVVVFGSSNFPFAYSTAGGDTAAAFAAGCPVIVKAHPAHPETSEMVAGAIHSAIKKMGLPQGLFSHLHGASFEVGKALVTHPLTKAVGFTGSFTGGKQLFDWGQQRKEPIPVFAEMGSVNPVFLLPNKLQKDAFAIAEQYAASITQGAGQFCTNPGLIIGIESEGLQRFIHDLGKKIQQIAPAPMLHPGIVGAYKEKKGNALLQEGVHLVAESETTVKEGEGLPTIATVEGKIFLENPLLHQEVFGPYSLVVRCKDSQEMLSVATHLEGQLTSTLMATEEDILAHEKVVNAIQLICGRIILNGVPTGVEVCWAMQHGGPYPATTDSRYTAVGADGIKRFARPQSFQNWPDHLLPDELKNSNPLGIWRMVNEEWNNGVI from the coding sequence ATGAAATATAAGGACGCAACAAACAATGAAATAGACCATGCCTTACAAATGGCCTGGGAGGCATTCTTGTTTTATCGGCAACAAAGCCTGGCTAAAAGAGCAGAATTCATGCGTACCATCGCTAACGCGATCGAAGCCTGTGGTGACCGGTTGATCCAAACCGCTATGCGCGAAACGCATTTACCTGAAGCCCGCCTGCGTTCAGAAAGGGCCAGGACCATTTTTCAATTAAACAGTTATGCCAATGCCTGCGAAAAAGGGGATTGGCTGGAAATACGGATTGATACGCCACTCCCGGAGCGTAATCCACCCCGTCCGGATATTCGGAAGATGCTGGTACCATTGGGGCCTGTTGTGGTCTTTGGTTCCTCCAATTTCCCCTTTGCCTATTCTACCGCAGGGGGTGATACCGCGGCTGCTTTTGCCGCAGGTTGCCCGGTAATTGTAAAAGCCCATCCAGCCCATCCTGAAACCTCTGAAATGGTTGCCGGAGCGATTCATTCCGCTATTAAAAAGATGGGATTACCTCAAGGCTTGTTTTCCCACCTACACGGCGCTTCCTTTGAAGTGGGAAAGGCGCTGGTGACACACCCGCTGACTAAGGCAGTTGGATTTACCGGCTCATTTACCGGAGGAAAGCAATTATTCGATTGGGGCCAGCAACGGAAGGAACCGATCCCCGTCTTTGCGGAAATGGGAAGTGTGAACCCGGTATTCTTATTGCCAAATAAACTACAGAAGGATGCATTTGCCATTGCTGAACAATACGCCGCTTCCATCACACAGGGAGCTGGTCAGTTTTGTACCAACCCCGGGCTGATCATTGGTATCGAGAGCGAGGGACTTCAACGTTTTATACATGACCTGGGTAAAAAGATTCAGCAAATTGCGCCTGCACCTATGCTGCACCCCGGAATTGTCGGTGCCTACAAAGAGAAAAAAGGAAATGCCCTTTTGCAGGAAGGCGTTCACCTGGTTGCCGAATCCGAAACCACTGTAAAGGAGGGAGAAGGCCTGCCAACGATCGCTACGGTGGAAGGCAAGATTTTTTTAGAGAACCCCTTGCTTCATCAGGAAGTATTTGGCCCTTATTCCCTCGTGGTCCGATGCAAAGACAGTCAGGAAATGCTATCTGTGGCCACGCACCTCGAAGGACAATTAACGAGTACCCTGATGGCTACCGAGGAAGATATTCTTGCTCATGAAAAGGTGGTAAATGCCATCCAACTCATTTGTGGCAGGATCATATTGAATGGAGTCCCTACCGGCGTGGAGGTATGCTGGGCCATGCAACATGGAGGGCCATATCCCGCCACAACAGACAGCCGATATACAGCAGTAGGGGCAGATGGGATCAAACGGTTTGCCAGACCGCAGTCCTTTCAAAACTGGCCAGACCACTTACTTCCTGATGAACTTAAGAATAGTAATCCACTGGGTATTTGGCGGATGGTGAACGAAGAATGGAATAACGGGGTTATCTGA
- the rpmG gene encoding 50S ribosomal protein L33 translates to MAKKGNRVQVILECTEHKTSGQPGTSRYITVKNKKNNPERLELKKFNPILKKVTVHKEIK, encoded by the coding sequence ATGGCAAAGAAAGGAAACCGTGTACAGGTAATTCTGGAATGCACCGAGCACAAGACCAGCGGTCAGCCCGGTACTAGCCGGTACATTACGGTGAAAAACAAAAAGAACAACCCTGAGCGTCTGGAGTTGAAAAAATTCAATCCCATCCTCAAGAAAGTGACCGTTCACAAAGAAATTAAGTAA
- the ftsY gene encoding signal recognition particle-docking protein FtsY, which produces MGFFNKLFGKKEKESLDQGLQKTKENFLSRITKAVAGKTTVDAEVLDNLEEALVSADVGIDTTVKIIERIEKRVARDKYMNTSELNKMLQEEIEHILVDAPAANSYAFDSELPAKPYIILVVGVNGVGKTTTIGKLAHNFKSAGKSVLLGAADTFRAAAVDQLTIWSERAGVPIVKQDMGSDPAAVAFDTVQSAVSRNSDVVLIDTAGRLHNKAHLMDELSKIKRVIQKVIPDAPHEVLLVLDGSTGQNALEQAKHFTAATDVTALAITKLDGTAKGGVVLAIANQFHIPVKFIGVGEKMEDLLVFNKHEFVDSLFKTRN; this is translated from the coding sequence ATGGGTTTCTTCAATAAACTTTTTGGGAAAAAGGAAAAGGAAAGCCTCGACCAGGGTCTGCAAAAGACGAAGGAGAATTTCCTGAGCCGTATCACCAAAGCCGTTGCAGGAAAAACAACCGTGGATGCCGAGGTACTCGACAACCTGGAAGAAGCCCTGGTAAGTGCCGATGTAGGCATTGATACCACCGTTAAGATCATTGAACGAATTGAAAAAAGGGTTGCGCGGGACAAATACATGAATACCTCGGAGCTGAACAAGATGCTCCAGGAAGAGATTGAGCATATTCTGGTAGATGCACCCGCGGCAAATAGTTATGCCTTCGATTCCGAACTGCCAGCCAAACCCTATATCATTTTGGTGGTAGGCGTAAATGGGGTGGGGAAAACCACCACCATTGGCAAACTCGCCCATAATTTTAAATCAGCCGGAAAATCGGTGTTGCTTGGCGCTGCCGATACCTTTCGCGCAGCGGCGGTGGATCAATTGACCATCTGGAGTGAACGGGCGGGTGTACCGATCGTAAAACAGGACATGGGCAGCGACCCTGCCGCCGTGGCTTTCGATACGGTCCAAAGTGCCGTTTCCCGAAACAGTGATGTGGTTCTGATCGATACCGCAGGACGCTTACACAACAAAGCCCATCTGATGGACGAGCTGAGTAAGATCAAGCGGGTCATTCAAAAGGTAATACCCGATGCTCCCCATGAAGTGCTGCTGGTGCTCGATGGAAGTACCGGACAGAATGCTTTGGAACAGGCCAAACATTTTACAGCAGCGACGGATGTAACTGCCCTGGCGATCACCAAACTCGATGGTACAGCCAAAGGAGGTGTGGTACTCGCCATCGCCAATCAGTTTCATATACCAGTAAAATTTATCGGGGTTGGAGAAAAGATGGAGGACTTACTGGTGTTTAATAAACATGAGTTTGTGGATTCCTTATTTAAAACACGAAATTAA
- a CDS encoding dihydrodipicolinate synthase family protein, with the protein MQFEWEGVFPALITPFTSTDELDLELYDKSLKAQEQAGVHGIILGGSLGEASTLTTPEKEILVKRAQDKLGGRLPVILNIVESSTREAVRQAELGLQWGVDGFMLLPPMRYKSDDRETVTYFKTVASVSSLPVMIYNNPVDYKIEVTLDMFAELAELPQINAIKESTRDVTNVTRLINRFGDRYKILCGVDTLAVEELALGAHGWVAGLVGAFPKETVDLYHLVKQGKLEEARKLYRWFMPLLELDIHPKLVQYIKLAASHTGIGSEYVRAPRLMLVGDERKRVEAVIQEALTNRL; encoded by the coding sequence ATGCAATTTGAATGGGAAGGGGTTTTCCCGGCGCTCATCACGCCTTTTACTTCAACCGATGAACTTGACCTCGAACTGTATGATAAAAGCCTGAAAGCACAGGAACAGGCAGGTGTCCATGGCATAATCCTTGGTGGATCCCTGGGTGAAGCCAGTACCCTGACCACGCCGGAAAAGGAAATATTGGTGAAAAGGGCACAGGATAAGCTTGGCGGCCGTCTCCCGGTCATTTTAAACATAGTGGAGAGTTCCACACGCGAAGCAGTACGCCAGGCGGAATTGGGCCTTCAATGGGGTGTGGATGGATTTATGCTTCTGCCACCGATGCGCTATAAGAGTGATGACCGCGAAACGGTGACCTATTTCAAAACTGTAGCTTCGGTTTCTTCCCTGCCCGTCATGATCTACAATAACCCGGTAGATTACAAGATCGAGGTTACCCTGGATATGTTTGCTGAATTGGCGGAGCTTCCCCAGATCAACGCGATAAAGGAAAGTACCCGGGATGTAACGAATGTAACGAGATTGATCAACCGCTTTGGGGATCGGTATAAAATACTTTGTGGGGTGGATACTTTGGCAGTGGAGGAGCTTGCCCTGGGTGCACATGGTTGGGTGGCTGGTTTGGTGGGAGCCTTTCCAAAGGAAACGGTGGACCTCTATCACCTCGTCAAACAAGGGAAATTGGAAGAGGCCCGGAAGCTTTATCGGTGGTTCATGCCCCTGCTTGAATTAGATATTCACCCCAAATTGGTTCAATATATTAAACTGGCCGCCTCTCATACCGGCATCGGAAGTGAGTATGTGCGTGCACCCCGACTGATGCTTGTTGGTGACGAAAGAAAAAGGGTAGAAGCTGTGATACAGGAAGCCCTGACGAATAGGTTGTGA